One segment of Rhipicephalus sanguineus isolate Rsan-2018 chromosome 6, BIME_Rsan_1.4, whole genome shotgun sequence DNA contains the following:
- the LOC119397708 gene encoding uncharacterized protein LOC119397708, whose protein sequence is MGDFNGHIPATDRYLDYNGELLLRCAEQLSLEIVNLRNDCGGCFTWCARSSRSTIDYALVTAKLAARIAQVHIDEDGQFSLGSDHNRIRLSFSKGGFRTGCRSPPPRRGMYLPSKSVERVAEDFENCPQRRKSHTYSEFVGALDAVMRTLMVQERRRGHRPQNPWWDREVEVAWKERRQANREHRRTVKGPDTEVCAEKWAVYLDQKHKVQALVQCKIADYNLRLIQSIRQEGRSAAHKFWTYVRSLDRAAPPPPPLVDAATGQPVTEPGEYITQHFSSRIFGASGLTTTTPLTEEEAASPNTEQSPGQEEPYWASSRLTVERALKWVRARTATGPDGMPARVLKCLGEDSREQLAEILTAIIEGEPIPKEWHEGRVILIPKRGGDARNYRPITVTSVMYRVFAGVIKAWLSGWAETKGLLTELQNGFRPDRRLDDNLFVVTQCAEIAPKEGRTLLCCFLDVEKAYDNVPHGPLFACLSDLGLPQLLISTIRRMYSDNVVSVQLGDIITGPIRVNKGLRQGCPLSPLLYILYASRLERALLNSNLGFSIRFSTTSASENHHLPGLAFADDLVLMAESHQEMQSLLDICQTESVSLGLRFNIKKSAVVRLAGGSTDAAALTLGGEPLAARNEYRYLGVTLCVDAAKYSLHETKIRQAALQAQRILRRRCLWGCNRFQMIRDLWKMVHVPGLTFGNAVVCISPTTHEWLERQNERLVVRRSVAMVELPTGRYRGTSDGPALKLGKPPARLSTGVVSCSCDAFGGRAACSSIFRQHA, encoded by the coding sequence ATGGGAGACTTCAACGGACACATCCCGGCCACCGACAGGTACTTAGACTACAACGGAGAGCTGTTGTTGCGGTGTGCGGAGCAGCTCTCCTTGGAGATCGTCAACCTCCGTAATGACTGTGGGGGGTGCTTCACCTGGTGCGCTCGTAGCAGCCGCTCTACCATAGACTATGCGCTGGTGACTGCAAAACTGGCCGCTCGCATAGCACAGGTACATATCGATGAAGACGGCCAGTTCAGCCTCGGAAGCGACCACAATCGCATACGGCTGTCGTTCTCCAAGGGCGGCTTTCGTACAGGCTGCAGGTCACCTCCACCGAGGCGTGGCATGTACTTGCCGAGCAAGTCAGTCGAGAGGGTCGCCGAGGATTTTGAAAATTGTCCTCAACGGCGGAAATCCCACACATATAGTGAGTTTGTGGGCGCTTTGGACGCTGTAATGCGTACCCTGATGGTCCAGGAACGCCGGCGGGGACACAGACCACAGAACCCATGGTGGGACAGAGAAGTGGAAGTGGCGTGGAAAGAACGCCGCCAAGCAAATCGGGAACATCGGAGGACCGTGAAAGGTCCCGACACTGAGGTATGTGCTGAGAAGTGGGCTGTGTATCTGGACCAAAAGCACAAGGTGCAGGCCCTAGTTCAATGCAAGATAGCAGACTACAACCTTAGGCTGATCCAGTCCATCAGACAGGAAGGAAGATCCGCAGCACACAAATTTTGGACATACGTCAGGTCCTTGGACAGGGCAGCCCCCCCGCCACCTCCACTCGTAGATGCGGCAACGGGGCAGCCGGTCACCGAGCCGGGTGAATACATTACACAGCACTTCTCCTCCCGAATTTTCGGGGCCTCAGGCCTGACTACGACCACCCCCCTTACTGAAGAGGAGGCAGCCAGTCCCAATACTGAACAGTCTCCAGGCCAGGAAGAACCATACTGGGCCTCCTCAAGGCTCACAGTTGAACGGGCTTTGAAGTGGGTTAGGGCCCGAACGGCCACTGGCCCCGACGGCATGCCAGCGCGCGTACTAAAGTGCTTGGGAGAGGACTCGAGGGAACAGCTCGCAGAGATCCTCACGGCCATCATCGAAGGCGAGCCCATCCCCAAAGAATGGCATGAGGGCAGGGTGATTCTTATCCCCAAACGGGGCGGTGATGCGAGAAACTACAGGCCAATAACGGTCACCAGCGTTATGTATCGCGTATTCGCGGGAGTGATCAAAGCATGGTTGAGTGGCTGGGCGGAGACCAAGGGACTACTGACCGAGCTCCAGAATGGCTTCAGACCAGACAGACGGCTGGATGACAATCTGTTCGTCGTCACGCAATGTGCAGAAATAGCCCCAAAAGAGGGGAGGACGTTGTTGTGCTGCTTTCTGGATGTTGAAAAAGCGTACGATAACGTGCCCCATGGTCCTCTATTCGCATGCTTATCTGACCTTGGACTACCACAACTGCTGATCTCCACTATACGACGGATGTACAGCGACAATGTAGTGAGTGTGCAGTTGGGTGACATAATCACTGGCCCTATTCGTGTAAATAAGGGTCTGAGGCAGGGCTGCCCACTGTCGCCATTGCTGTACATCCTGTACGCATCCAGACTAGAGCGGGCCTTGCTGAACTCAAACCTTGGATTCAGCATCCGTTTCAGCACAACTAGTGCCAGCGAGAATCACCACCTGCCTGGTTTGGCTTTTGCGGACGATCTCGTTCTTATGGCAGAGAGTCACCAGGAGATGCAATCCCTCCTCGACATCTGCCAGACAGAAAGCGTGAGTCTTGGACTCCGATTCAACATAAAGAAATCAGCGGTTGTCCGACTAGCTGGAGGGAGCACCGATGCAGCGGCGTTGACCTTGGGAGGAGAACCACTGGCCGCACGCAACGAGTACAGGTACCTTGGAGTCACCCTGTGTGTGGATGCAGCGAAGTACAGTCTGCACGAGACCAAGATTCGACAGGCTGCGCTGCAGGCTCAACGAATCCTCCGTCGTCGATGCCTCTGGGGTTGCAACCGCTTCCAAATGATCCGCGACCTATGGAAAATGGTTCACGTGCCGGGCCTGACGTTTGGAAACGCGGTTGTGTGCATATCGCCAACGACACATGAGTGGTTGGAGCGTCAAAACGAGAGGTTGGTCGTGCGGCGCTCGGTGGCCATGGTCGAGTTGCCAACGGGGCGGTACAGGGGGACGTCGGATGGTccagctttgaagctcgggaaGCCGCCAGCAAGATTGTCTACCGGTGTCGTCTCATGCTCATGCGACGCATTCGGTGGGCGCGCCGCGTGTTCGAGTATCTTTAGGCAACATGCATGA